A stretch of Brassica rapa cultivar Chiifu-401-42 chromosome A08, CAAS_Brap_v3.01, whole genome shotgun sequence DNA encodes these proteins:
- the LOC103834243 gene encoding putative F-box protein At1g53360, whose translation MKNMEQQFSENLTLARFVTQCSKSVREYSVPQIPDDLLIIIFSLVTGKSVARFRCVSKHWASVLRRSDFTELFWTKSLTRPRLLFTINFNGKLFFYSVPQPHNPDDNSSLVATPYQTCSFPKRLLANTFKPLCGLALLMDEPVICNPATGEFLTLPKVLLEEKDLPNPKEFSKMFCLGYDPVGKQSKVLCMTSSSFDERLTTHLVLTLESRKPLWRKVELKFLFVRNRRMSFGSICINGVLYFGAEFGKSTVMVCFDVRSEKFRFINTDEVMELDRRFELFNYKGKVGIHRNRYNRYENRYENRFVWWVLEDARNHKWFKHVLELSPYEEKMVENTKIVGMTGTGEIVFASYSHLPISWCRVVFYNMERKTFTRVKIEGFEVEEPRVKKYIDTFIDYAENVEFM comes from the coding sequence ATGAAAAATATGGAACAGCAGTTCTCCGAGAATCTAACATTAGCTAGATTTGTCACACAATGTTCGAAATCGGTAAGAGAATACTCAGTCCCACAAATCCCAGACGATCTACTCATCATTATATTCTCTCTTGTCACGGGAAAGTCTGTAGCAAGGTTTCGTTGTGTTTCGAAACACTGGGCATCCGTACTTCGCCGTTCTGATTTCACCGAGTTATTTTGGACCAAGTCTTTGACTCGTCCACGTCTCCTTTTCACCATAAACTTTAATGGCAAGTTGTTCTTCTACTCTGTACCTCAGCCTCATAATCCAGATGATAACTCTTCTCTTGTAGCCACCCCATACCAAACGTGTTCATTTCCAAAACGTCTTCTTGCTAATACATTTAAACCACTCTGTGGATTGGCATTACTCATGGACGAGCCGGTGATTTGTAACCCTGCCACTGGAGAGTTCCTAACCTTGCCCAAAGTTCTTCTAGAAGAAAAAGACTTACCCAACCCCAAGGAGTTTTCAAAAATGTTTTGCTTAGGATATGATCCGGTCGGAAAACAGTCCAAAGTGTTGTGTATGACCTCTTCATCATTTGATGAAAGACTAACTACTCATCTGGTTTTGACGCTAGAGTCTCGAAAGCCTTTATGGAGAAAGGTGGAACTCAAATTCCTTTTTGTGAGAAACCGTAGAATGTCATTTGGTTCTATATGTATAAATGGTGTTTTGTATTTCGGAGCTGAGTTCGGGAAATCTACTGTTATGGTATGCTTCGACGTTAGGTCTGAGAAGTTCCGCTTTATAAACACAGATGAAGTCATGGAACTAGATAGGCGTTTTGAACTTTTCAACTACAAAGGTAAAGTAGGTATACATCGTAACAGGTATAATAGATATGAGAATAGATATGAGAATAGATTTGTGTGGTGGGTTCTAGAAGATGCTAGGAATCATAAATGGTTCAAGCATGTCTTGGAATTGTCTCCTTACGAGGAAAAGATGGTCGAGAATACCAAGATTGTTGGAATGACTGGTACAGGTGAAATTGTATTCGCGTCGTACTCGCACCTCCCAATCAGCTGGTGCCGCGTTGTCTTCTACAATATGGAGAGAAAGACTTTTACAAGAGTCAAAATTGAGGGATTTGAAGTTGAAGAACCTAGggtgaaaaaatatatagatacatTCATAGACTATGCAGAGAATGTGGAGTTTATGTAA
- the LOC103834244 gene encoding putative F-box protein At1g53360: MKRLEQQLSTTSRHETQSSNSVRNHSDPPSVDDLLISIFSRLPLKSIARFRCVSKLLASILRRHDFTELFLTKSLTRPRLLFTVKATNGKLLFYSSPQPHNPDHNSCLVPTPYHTSSFPEYLPSDICSTVCGLVLLQGWKRKVRVICNPATGEFLTLPKVKVKSNPREIAQTETYLGYDPIGKQFKVLCVTLSRDERPKTHQVLTLESGKRVWRTVEHKFYFEDNFTMSGDVCIDGVLYFGAAVGRSSMIVCFDVGSEKFSFINTNEDMRIQYPCLAGSLTLFNYKGKLGIRQDLDNMFCENELVLWVLQDAGNHKWSKHRIVTIARTIRPFLPFLLQFAVGNF, from the exons ATGAAACGTTTGGAGCAGCAGTTATCAACCACGTCCAGACATGAAACGCAGTCTTCGAACTCGGTAAGAAATCACTCAGACCCGCCATCCGTAGATGATCTGCTTATTAGTATATTCTCTCGACTGCCCTTAAAGTCTATAGCTAGGTTTCGCTGCGTATCGAAACTCTTGGCATCCATCCTTCGCCGTCATGATTTCACTGAGCTGTTTTTGACCAAGTCTTTGACTCGTCCACGGCTCCTTTTCACTGTAAAAGCTACTAATGGCAAGTTGTTGTTCTACTCTTCACCTCAGCCTCACAATCCAGACCATAACTCTTGTCTGGTTCCTACCCCTTATCATACGTCTTCTTTTCCAGAATATCTTCCAAGTGATATATGTAGCACGGTCTGTGGATTGGTATTGCTTCAGGGATGGAAAAGAAAGGTGCGAGTGATTTGTAATCCTGCCACGGGAGAGTTCTTAACCTTACCCAAAGTGAAAGTTAAGAGTAACCCCAGAGAGATTGCCCAAACTGAAACGTATTTAGGGTATGATCCGATCGGGAAACAGTTCAAAGTGTTGTGTGTCACCTTGTCACGTGATGAAAGACCCAAGACTCATCAGGTTTTGACATTGGAGTCTGGAAAACGTGTATGGAGAACGGTCGAACACAAGTTCTATTTTGAGGATAACTTTACAATGAGTGGTGACGTATGCATAGACGGTGTTTTGTATTTCGGAGCTGCCGTTGGACGATCTTCTATGATAGTTTGCTTCGACGTTGGGTCTGAAAAGTTCAGCTTTATTAACACAAATGAAGACATGAGAATACAGTATCCTTGTTTAGCAGGTTCGTTGACATTGTTCAACTACAAAGGTAAATTAGGTATACGTCAGGATTTAGATAATATGTTTTGTGAAAATGAACTTGTGTTGTGGGTTCTACAAGATGCTGGAAATCATAAATGGTCCAAGCATAG GATTGTCACAATTGCACGAACCATCAGACCTTTTCTACCTTTCCTTCTACAATTTGCAGTCGGGAACTTTTAA
- the LOC103834246 gene encoding uncharacterized protein LOC103834246: MVSDQDLARGVETLLRQSDPTSLTSLTSVVHQLEAKLGLDLSDKTNFIRDHINLLLHSPHPPASASSSTPQPPPPRYLQQLHSGVNVPAKGHFSLHPPSQQYPPQHFALHPSPPYHSYDLNFQQPYPPYMPPQHHQRQGPSVSQSPKASAPAGTKRKGGPGGLNKVCRVSPELQVVVGEPALPRTEIVRQLWAYIRKNNLQDPSNKRKIICDDALRLVFETDCTDMFKMNKLLSKHILPLDPSKDSGQAKRAKAEVETKAETETETKEPVSSTSSTVSLSEPLAKFFGTGETEMTEEEIIRRVWEYIKLNHLEDPANPMAIQCDEKLRELLGCESISAVGINEMLRRHIS; this comes from the exons ATGGTGTCTGACCAAGATCTAGCGAGAGGAGTCGAGACTTTGCTCCGACAATCCGACCCCACCTCCCTCACATCCTTAACCAGTGTTGTTCACCAGCTCGAGGCTAAGCTAGGGTTAGACCTCTCCGATAAAACCAATTTCATCAGAGACCATATCAATCTCCTCCTCCATTCTCCTCACCCACCAGCCTCTGCTTCCTCATCAACCCCACAACCTCCTCCGCCTCGGTATCTACAGCAGCTGCATTCCGGCGTCAATGTTCCGGCGAAAGGGCACTTCTCACTTCACCCTCCGTCTCAACAATACCCTCCTCAACATTTCGCTCTCCACCCTTCTCCTCCTTACCACTCTTATGACCTCAATTTCCAGCAGCCGTATCCTCCTTACATGCCGCCGCAGCACCATCAGCGACAAGGACCCTCTGTTAGTCAATCCCCTAAAGCAAG TGCACCAGCTGGAACTAAGAGAAAGGGTGGTCCTGGAGGACTTAACAAAGTCTGTAGAGTTTCTCCAGAGCTTCAAGTCGTTGTTGGCGAACCTGCCCTTCCCAGAACTGAG ATTGTGAGGCAGCTGTGGGCTTACATAAGGAAGAACAACCTCCAAGACCCGAGTAACAAGCGGAAGATCATCTGTGATGATGCCTTGCGTCTTGTTTTCGAGACTGATTGTACTGACATGTTTAAGATGAATAAGTTGCTTTCTAAGCATATTCTCCCCCTTGATCCATCAA AGGACTCTGGTCAAGCGAAACGGGCAAAAGCTGAGGTGGAGACTAAGGCTGAGACCGAGACTGAGACCAAAGAGCCTGTTAGTTCAACCTCTTCAACTGTTTCATTATCTGAGCCACTTGCTAAGTTCTTTGGCACTGGTGAGACGGAGATGACGGAGGAAGAGATTATTCGCCGTGTGTGGGAGTATATTAAACTCAACCATTTAGAG GACCCTGCAAATCCAATGGCTATTCAGTGTGATGAGAAGCTCCGTGAGCTTCTTGGATGTGAGAGCATTTCAGCTGTGGGGATAAATGAGATGCTGAGGCGCCATATATCTTGA
- the LOC103834247 gene encoding ER membrane protein complex subunit 3, giving the protein MAEDLVLDTAIRDWVLIPLSVVMVLIGVLRYFVSKLMRSSPSPDAKIVKEGQVVIRARNLKAGANFIPPKSFRARRFYFSNEENGLLHVPKDQAQNPQAQMFSDPNMAMDMMKKNLSMIIPQTLTFAWVNFFFSGFVAAKIPFPLTQRFRSMLQNGIDLSTVDVSYVSSRSWYFLNLFGLRGLFSLILGDENAIDDTQRMMQMGGFGFDATKSLGAEKDGLDIIQHEWALPGFEHRAESVLRKLVQ; this is encoded by the exons ATGGCGGAAGATCTGGTTCTGGACACGGCGATCAGAGACTGGGTCCTGATCCCTCTCTCCGTCGTGATGGTTCTAATCGGCGTTCTCCGCTACTTCGTCTCCAAGCTAATGCGTTCGTCTCCATCTCCCGACGCGAAGATCGTCAAAGAAGG GCAAGTTGTAATTAGGGCTCGGAATCTGAAGGCCGGCGCCAATTTCATCCCGCCCAAGTCCTTCCGAGCTCGGAGATTCTACTTCAGCAACGAG GAAAATGGATTGCTACATGTGCCCAAGGACCAAGCTCAAAACCCACAAGCTCAAATGTTTTCTGATCCTAACATGGCCATGGATATGATGAAGAAAAATCTCTCTATGATTATACCGCAG ACGCTAACTTTCGCATGGgtcaacttcttcttctctggCTTTGTTGCAG CCAAAATACCGTTTCCACTGACTCAGAGGTTCAGGTCTATGCTACAGAACGGGATAGACTTGAGCACTGTTGATGTTAGCTACGTGAGTAGCCGTTCATG GTACTTCTTGAACTTGTTCGGGTTAAGAGGCTTATTTAGTCTCATTCTTGGAGATGAAAATG CTATTGATGATACACAACGAATGATGCAAATGGgtggatttggttttgatgcAACAAAG AGCTTGGGCGCGGAGAAGGATGGTCTCGACATTATTCAACATGAATGGGCTTTACCCGGATTCGAGCACCGCGCAGAGTCCGTTTTAAGAAAACTCGTGCAGTAG
- the LOC103834248 gene encoding probable pectinesterase 56 has protein sequence MQSPVTNEDAIVAVAAVEGTALESKADVTVSKDGSGKFTTVKEAVASAPENSKTRYTILVKRGTYLENVIIGKNKTNLTILGEGSNLTTITGSWNHVDGKGTYDSATLAVDGEGFMAQDICIENTAGPTKEQAVALRVSADKAVIYRCRIDAYQDTLYAHIERQFYRECYITGMVVFICGEATAVFQHCRIEARKPLKEQSNMITAQQRYSKSKISWFSIQKCEIKATPDLDQVKGTVQTFLGRPWGVYSTVVVMQSLIDDVIDPAGWAPWDNDKGRLSTLFYGEYQNSGPGAGTVKRITWKGFKVITNPEEAEQFTVEKLLQGQSWIRSTGVPYDEGF, from the exons ATGCAATCACCTGTGACTAACGAAGACGCTATCGTAGCCGTCGCAGCTGTTGAAGGCACT GCGCTTGAAAGTAAGGCAGATGTTACTGTTTCAAAGGATGGCAGTGGAAAGTTTACAACCGTGAAGGAGGCAGTGGCCTCTGCTCCGGAGAATAGCAAGACGCGGTATACTATATTAGTGAAGAGAGGCACTTACCTTGAAAACGTTATCATCGGGAAGAATAAAACGAATCTAACAATCCTAGGCGAGGGAAGTAACTTAACAACTATCACCGGTAGTTGGAACCACGTTGATGGTAAAGGAACATACGATTCGGCAACACTTG CCGTTGACGGAGAGGGGTTTATGGCCCAGGACATATGCATCGAGAACACAGCCGGGCCAACTAAGGAGCAGGCTGTGGCTCTCAGAGTCAGTGCCGATAAGGCGGTGATATATCGTTGCCGCATCGACGCCTATCAAGACACGCTCTATGCCCACATTGAGCGACAATTTTACCGCGAGTGTTACATCACTGGAATGGTAGTTTTTATCTGCGGAGAAGCTACAGCTGTGTTCCAGCACTGTCGAATTGAAGCTCGGAAACCACTTAAAGAACAAAGCAACATGATAACTGCTCAACAACGCTATTCCAAGAGCAAGATTTCGTGGTTTTCTATCCAGAAATGCGAGATAAAGGCGACTCCAGATCTAGATCAGGTCAAGGGAACGGTACAGACATTcctaggacgtccgtggggtgTATACTCAACGGTAGTAGTTATGCAGTCGCTCATAGATGACGTCATTGACCCCGCGGGTTGGGCTCCGTGGGACAACGACAAGGGACGTCTGTCTACTTTGTTCTATGGAGAATACCAAAACAGCGGCCCAGGAGCTGGTACAGTCAAGAGAATCACGTGGAAAGGATTCAAAGTAATAACAAATCCGGAAGAAGCTGAACAATTCACGGTGGAAAAACTTCTACAAGGACAGTCGTGGATTAGATCTACCGGAGTTCCTTACGATGAAGGATTTTGA
- the LOC103834249 gene encoding uncharacterized protein LOC103834249: MVAYLKNNFFLVLTIVVLPFVVSSSYGNFSTMVTKDEINIICTKEYVNSSLCFELLKSIPKISALDFNGLTKFLIKYQSRNVSDALNQIKMYAGNATDLQTIDLCVRLYENTLYDTDHILKALATKKYFIVNIYITGLDANMGICREELVVMKPRLEVLITRNKVITNLSSIILCILECYLAKEKAYC; the protein is encoded by the coding sequence atggttgcATACTTGAAAAACAACTTTTTCTTGGTTCTTACAATTGTTGTACTTCCTTTTGTTGTGTCATCATCATATGGAAACTTTAGTACGATGGTTACAAAAGATGAGATCAACATCATATGCACAAAAGAATATGTCAATTCTTCACTTTGTTTTGAGCTTCTAAAATCAATCCCTAAAATCTCAGCTTTAGATTTTAATGGCCTCACTAAATTTCTTATCAAATATCAGTCCCGAAACGTTTCAGATGCGTTGaaccaaataaaaatgtatGCAGGCAACGCAACGGATTTGCAGACAATTGATTTATGTGTAAGATTATATGAAAATACTCTTTATGACACTGATCATATTCTCAAAGCTTTGGCAACCAAGAAATACTTCATTGTAAACATTTACATCACAGGCTTAGATGCCAATATGGGTATATGCAGAGAAGAATTAGTAGTGATGAAGCCAAGACTCGAAGTCTTGATCACGAGAAATAAAGTCATTACAAATCTCTCTTCCATTATTTTGTGTATTCTGGAATGTTATCTAGCAAAAGAAAAAGCATATTGTTAA
- the LOC103834250 gene encoding F-box protein CPR1, which yields MKHPSIFFQPRSHCKHSNPLSPFFTSKKKKMADMPMDIITDLFLRLPASTLVRCRVLSKPCFSLIDSPDFISSHLHHTLQTGDHLMILLRGPRLLVTVDLDSPDKVSDVEHPLKAGGLTEVFGSCNGLIGLSNSPTDMALFNPSTRQIHRLPAEPVDFPEGSRTRGYVFYGFGYDSVNEDYKVVRMIQCKGGAADELVFGFPYEVKVFSLKMNTWKRVKRVLPAIQLLFYFYYHLLYRRGYGVLACNSLHWVLPRRPGLIAFNTIIRFDLAAEEFEILTFPESLAHENIDIGVLEGCLCLMCNREFTSVDVWVMKEYKVEGSWSKVFSVPKPKSVESFDFMRPLLYSKDRRKVLIEVNNAKLLWFDLESKRLRTLRIKDCDSSYSAELLVSSLVLGCKGDPSEAKRRRERRALEDKMMQQRSKRDDFLSKGFKLVL from the exons ATGAAACATCCAAGCATCTTCTTCCAACCAAGAAGTCACTGTAAGCACTCAAATCCACTTTCCCCTTTCTttacgtcaaaaaaaaaaaaaatggcggATATGCCGATGGACATCATCACCGATCTCTTCCTCCGTCTCCCGGCGTCTACGCTAGTCCGATGCCGAGTCCTCTCCAAGCCCTGCTTCTCCCTAATCGACAGCCCCGATTTCATCTCCTCCCATCTCCACCACACCCTCCAAACCGGAGACCACCTCATGATCCTCCTCCGAGGCCCTCGCCTCCTCGTCACCGTCGACCTCGATTCGCCGGATAAAGTCTCCGACGTCGAGCACCCCTTAAAAGCCGGCGGTCTAACCGAGGTTTTCGGTTCTTGCAACGGTTTAATCGGTTTATCGAACTCCCCGACGGATATGGCTCTGTTCAACCCGTCAACACGGCAGATCCACCGGTTACCGGCTGAACCGGTTGATTTCCCCGAAGGGTCGAGGACACGTGGGTACGTGTTTTACGGGTTCGGTTACGATTCGGTTAACGAAGATTacaaagtcgtgaggatgattCAGTGTAAAGGAGGCGCAGCTGATGAGCTTGTGTTCGGTTTCCCGTACGAGGTTAAAGTCTTTAGTTTAAAGATGAACACGTGGAAGAGAGTCAAACGCGTTCTTCCCGCGATTCAGTTACTGTTTTACTTTTATTACCATCTATTGTACCGTCGCGGGTACGGTGTGCTGGCTTGTAATAGTCTTCACTGGGTTTTACCTAGACGTCCTGGACTTATCGCGTTCAATACTATTATAAGGTTTGATCTTGCGGCGGAGGAGTTTGAGATACTTACCTTCCCTGAGTCTCTTGCTCATGAGAACATCGACATAGGGGTTCTCGAGGGTTGTCTTTGTTTGATGTGTAACCGTGAGTTTACCTCCGTTGATGTTTGGGTCATGAAGGAGTATAAAGTTGAAGGGTCTTGGAGTAAGGTGTTTAGTGTTCCCAAGCCGAAGAGTGTTGAGTCTTTTGACTTTATGAGGCCTCTGCTTTACTCTAAGGATAGGAGGAAGGTTTTGATTGAGGTGAACAACGCGAAGCTTTTGTGGTTTGATTTGGAGAGTAAGAGGTTGAGGACGCTTAGGATAAAGGACTGTGATAGTTCGTATAGCGCGGAGTTGCTTGTGAGTAGCCTTGTTCTGGGGTGTAAAGGTGATCCTAGTGAAGCTAAGAGAAGGAGAGAACGTCGAGCTTTGGAAGATAAGATGATGCAGCAGAGGAGTAAGAG GGATGATTTTCTGTCAAAGGGGTTCAAGCTGGTGTTATGA